A part of Tistrella mobilis genomic DNA contains:
- a CDS encoding DUF721 domain-containing protein, with protein sequence MAETAADTAPERRRAASRRAARPDGPRKEGEAERIRAERRLADLVPGLLDRDLRRRGFMAGRIVTDWPQIIGRPLDRVTMPLELKFPPGRRAGGTLIVKVAGPFATEIQMLSHLVIERVNAYFGYGAVERLRIQQGPIPAPQTRPHPVVRPLPPAEERRLGQLVATVPDADLAARLERLGRAVYDKAARRRA encoded by the coding sequence ATGGCAGAGACCGCCGCCGATACCGCCCCCGAGCGCCGCCGCGCCGCCAGCCGCCGCGCAGCGCGGCCCGATGGCCCGCGCAAAGAGGGGGAGGCCGAGCGGATCCGGGCGGAACGCCGGCTGGCGGATCTGGTGCCCGGGCTTCTGGACCGCGATCTCAGGCGCCGGGGCTTCATGGCCGGACGCATCGTCACCGACTGGCCGCAGATCATCGGCCGGCCGCTCGACCGGGTGACCATGCCGCTGGAGCTGAAATTCCCGCCCGGGCGCCGCGCCGGCGGCACGCTGATCGTGAAGGTCGCCGGCCCCTTCGCGACCGAGATCCAGATGCTGAGCCATCTGGTGATCGAGCGGGTGAACGCCTATTTCGGCTATGGCGCGGTGGAACGGCTGCGCATCCAGCAGGGGCCGATCCCCGCCCCCCAGACCCGCCCCCATCCAGTGGTCCGGCCGCTGCCGCCCGCGGAAGAACGCCGGCTGGGCCAGCTGGTCGCCACCGTGCCCGATGCCGATCTGGCTGCGCGTCTGGAACGGCTGGGCCGGGCGGTCTATGACAAGGCCGCCCGCCGACGTGCCTGA
- a CDS encoding DsbA family protein, which translates to MRNLTYGLIGIAAVAVVGLGAWQFALKDEAPTPTAAPAAQQGQASQSPATGGNAAAQLAQAMPGDHVVGDPAAPVTIIEYSSLTCPHCAAFHAGTLPELKTRYIDTGKAKLVLRHFPLNEPALVAAKLAECVQPERYAGFVDVLFRSQAEWGVMQDPTEGLKRYGRLAGLSDDQMQACLTDGAIEEKILNQRLEGSRVFEINSTPTFIVNGEKVVGDQPIDAFAKVIDDKLP; encoded by the coding sequence GTGCGCAATCTGACCTATGGCCTGATCGGCATCGCCGCCGTCGCCGTCGTCGGCCTCGGTGCCTGGCAGTTCGCCCTGAAGGACGAAGCCCCGACACCGACAGCGGCGCCGGCCGCCCAGCAGGGCCAGGCCAGCCAGAGCCCCGCCACGGGCGGCAATGCCGCAGCCCAGCTCGCCCAGGCGATGCCCGGCGATCATGTGGTCGGCGACCCGGCGGCGCCGGTCACGATCATCGAGTATTCCTCGCTGACCTGCCCGCATTGCGCCGCCTTCCATGCCGGCACCCTGCCCGAGCTGAAGACCCGCTATATCGACACCGGCAAGGCCAAGCTGGTGCTGCGCCACTTCCCGCTGAACGAGCCGGCGCTGGTCGCGGCCAAGCTGGCGGAATGCGTGCAGCCCGAACGCTATGCCGGCTTCGTCGACGTGCTGTTCCGCTCTCAGGCCGAATGGGGCGTGATGCAGGACCCCACCGAGGGGCTGAAGCGTTATGGCCGCCTTGCCGGCCTCAGCGACGATCAGATGCAGGCCTGCCTGACCGACGGTGCCATCGAGGAAAAGATCCTGAACCAGCGCCTTGAAGGCTCGCGGGTCTTCGAGATCAACAGCACGCCGACCTTCATCGTCAATGGCGAGAAGGTGGTGGGCGACCAGCCGATCGATGCCTTCGCCAAGGTGATCGACGACAAGCTGCCGTAA
- the cobO gene encoding cob(I)yrinic acid a,c-diamide adenosyltransferase — MPEDQDRRHAEKMAKKKAVRDKIVAGKTIEKGLLIVHTGKGKGKSTAAFGMVLRAIGHGFKVGIVQYVKGAWDTGERTVLERFPDQVTIKALGEGFTWETQDRARDIAAARAAWDATLEMLADPSYRMVLMDEINIVLRYGYLPVEEVVEGLSRRHPDTHVIATGRNAPDALIEAADLVTEMTMIKHPFRDGVKAQAGVEF; from the coding sequence CTGCCCGAGGATCAGGACCGCCGCCATGCCGAGAAGATGGCGAAGAAGAAGGCGGTGCGCGACAAGATCGTCGCCGGCAAGACCATCGAGAAGGGGCTGCTGATCGTCCATACCGGCAAGGGCAAGGGCAAGTCGACCGCCGCCTTCGGCATGGTGCTGCGCGCGATCGGCCACGGCTTCAAGGTGGGGATCGTCCAGTACGTCAAGGGCGCCTGGGACACCGGCGAGCGCACGGTGCTGGAGCGCTTTCCCGACCAGGTGACGATCAAGGCACTTGGCGAAGGCTTCACCTGGGAAACCCAGGACCGCGCCCGCGACATCGCCGCCGCCCGCGCCGCCTGGGATGCGACGCTGGAGATGCTGGCCGATCCGTCTTATCGCATGGTGCTGATGGACGAGATCAACATCGTGCTCCGCTATGGCTATCTGCCGGTCGAAGAGGTGGTCGAGGGCCTGTCGCGCCGCCACCCGGACACCCATGTCATCGCCACCGGCCGCAATGCCCCCGATGCGCTGATCGAGGCCGCCGATCTGGTGACCGAAATGACCATGATCAAGCATCCCTTCCGCGACGGCGTGAAGGCGCAGGCGGGCGTTGAGTTCTGA
- the cobW gene encoding cobalamin biosynthesis protein CobW codes for MSTRAKIPATIVTGFLGAGKTTLIRHLIENAGGRRLALIVNEFGDVGIDGDLLKGCGIDTCPDENVIELANGCICCTVADDFLPTMEALLAREPRPDHIIIETSGLALPKPLVQAFAWPGVKTRATVDGVIAVVDGAALAEGRVANDPEALDRQRAADQTLDHEAEVDELFEDQLACADMVVVTKADMLDADGMARARAAIAPELRPATRVVEAARGMVDPAVLLGLGAAVEDDLAARPSHHDGESEEEHGHDAFASFVVELPEGVDHEALPGRIGAAVEAHPIYRVKGFVAVPGKAMRLLVQGVGPRLQQQFDRPWQPGEARRSRLVVIGAQGLDPAAVAEALGGRPAS; via the coding sequence ATGAGCACCCGGGCGAAAATACCTGCGACGATCGTCACCGGCTTCCTGGGCGCGGGCAAGACCACGCTGATCCGGCATCTGATCGAGAATGCCGGCGGGCGTCGTCTGGCCCTGATCGTCAACGAATTCGGCGATGTCGGCATCGACGGCGACCTGCTGAAGGGTTGCGGTATAGACACGTGCCCAGATGAAAACGTGATCGAGCTGGCGAATGGCTGTATCTGCTGCACCGTCGCCGACGACTTCCTGCCGACCATGGAAGCCCTGCTCGCCCGCGAGCCGCGGCCCGATCACATCATCATCGAAACCAGCGGTCTGGCCCTGCCCAAGCCGCTGGTCCAGGCCTTCGCCTGGCCGGGGGTGAAGACCCGCGCCACCGTCGACGGCGTGATCGCGGTGGTCGACGGCGCCGCCCTGGCCGAGGGCCGGGTCGCCAACGACCCCGAGGCGCTGGACCGCCAGCGCGCCGCCGACCAGACCCTGGATCACGAGGCCGAGGTCGACGAGCTGTTCGAGGATCAGCTGGCCTGCGCCGACATGGTGGTGGTGACCAAGGCCGACATGCTGGACGCCGATGGCATGGCCCGGGCCCGGGCCGCGATCGCGCCCGAGCTTCGCCCCGCCACCCGGGTGGTGGAGGCCGCGCGCGGCATGGTCGACCCGGCCGTGCTGCTGGGCCTGGGGGCGGCGGTCGAGGACGATCTTGCCGCCCGCCCCAGCCATCACGACGGCGAGAGCGAGGAAGAGCACGGCCACGACGCCTTTGCGAGCTTCGTGGTCGAACTGCCGGAGGGCGTGGATCACGAGGCCCTGCCGGGCCGCATCGGGGCCGCGGTCGAGGCGCACCCGATCTATCGCGTGAAGGGCTTCGTGGCCGTGCCGGGCAAGGCCATGCGCCTGCTGGTTCAGGGCGTGGGCCCGCGGCTGCAGCAGCAGTTCGACCGGCCCTGGCAGCCGGGCGAGGCCCGCCGCTCGCGCCTGGTGGTGATCGGGGCCCAGGGGCTGGATCCCGCCGCGGTGGCCGAAGCCCTCGGCGGCCGTCCGGCAAGCTGA
- the cobN gene encoding cobaltochelatase subunit CobN, which produces MHLLAAEPGRIDDGDEAIDLRQSPAEMVVVTAADTELACLSAAKARLGADAPDLRLVNLQRLKHPMSVDLWVDRTLARARLVIVRLLGGAAYWSYGLERLTALARSRSIALVVIPGDDRPDSSLDGLSTVSARERALIWSYFNGYGIDNAAGLLIHAQHLLGRRDVPGPAPVRLPPAGLHPATTGAVPADAGLTGADLARIDALAAGGRPVAAIVFYRSLALGGQTAAVEALASGLEARGLAPLMVHAQSLKDPAAAAFVRAALERAKAAIVLNTTAFALGDANGRGAARTPFDGLPGPVLQVVLSGASEAAWAGSSRGLGPSDLAMHVALPEIDGRVLTRAVAFKAEARWDEATECPILVQAPRPDRIDHVAALAAAWVRLARTAAADRRVLLVIANYPNRDGRLGNGVGLDTPESVVRILAALKDAGYDTGDAPTEGAALMARLLAGPTNDLTRDRQGGIAWSIDSYRSHFKTLSPGAAARIGDRWGAPEADPFVAEGAFRLPVHLFGKVAVAVQPARGYNIDPSESYHDPALPPPHGYVAFYGWARRDFDAHAIVHVGKHGNLEWLPGKALALSADCLPEAVLGPVPNLYPFIVNDPGEGSQAKRRIGAVVVDHLTPPLTRAGTYGPLGRLEALVDEYYEAAGMDPRRLPELGRGIVAEAARLGLDRDCGVETGMAEEAALARIDAHLCDLKELQIRDGLHIFGESPDAARRLDLLVAILRSPRHAGEGGDASILRALARDLGLMADGFDPLSRDFAAPWTGPRPAVLGPSAGWRSLGDTVERLETLARALVAGEIACDPAWTDTAAVLKTAETVIGPALDACGGAEMAALLAGLDGRFVPPGPSGAPTRGRPEVLPTGRNFFSVDSRALPTPAAWALGWKSAGMLVDAHVQEQGDWPRRMVLTAWGTANMRTGGDDIAQALALIGARPRWDDASGRVIGFEVLPAGVLGRPRVDVVLRVSGFFRDAFPAQIDLFDSAVRAVAALDDEDDETNPIAAAMRDQEAGFVADGMEPGLARRAAGFRIFGSAPGAYGAGLQALIDEGGWSGRADLAEAYLTWGGHAYGAGAEGEGARALFEAALSRADAVVQNQDNREHDLLDSDDYYQFEGGAAAAVEALSGKAPAVWHPDHSRPELPVIRSLDAEIGRVVRGRAANPKWIEGVMRHGYKGAFEMAATVDYLFAFAATTDAVKGHHFDQLYDAYLGDPRVRDFIADANRPALDEMAARFAEAIERGLWQPARNAVQDELAQLRAEARATRETTP; this is translated from the coding sequence ATGCATCTGCTTGCAGCCGAACCCGGCCGGATCGACGATGGCGACGAGGCGATCGACCTCCGCCAGAGCCCGGCAGAGATGGTCGTGGTCACGGCTGCGGATACCGAACTCGCCTGCCTTTCGGCCGCGAAGGCCCGGCTGGGCGCCGATGCGCCCGATCTTCGGCTGGTCAACCTTCAGCGGCTGAAGCACCCGATGTCGGTCGATCTCTGGGTCGACCGCACGCTGGCCCGCGCCCGGCTGGTGATCGTGCGCCTGCTGGGCGGCGCCGCCTACTGGTCCTATGGGCTGGAGCGGCTGACGGCGCTGGCCCGCAGCCGCTCGATCGCACTGGTGGTCATTCCCGGCGACGACCGGCCGGACAGTTCGCTCGACGGCCTGTCGACCGTCTCGGCGCGGGAGCGGGCGCTGATCTGGTCCTATTTCAACGGCTATGGCATCGACAATGCCGCCGGTCTGCTGATCCATGCGCAGCATCTGCTGGGCCGGCGGGATGTGCCCGGCCCCGCACCCGTCAGGCTGCCGCCGGCGGGGCTGCATCCGGCGACCACCGGCGCCGTCCCGGCCGATGCCGGGCTGACCGGGGCGGATCTGGCGCGCATCGACGCCCTGGCGGCGGGCGGCCGGCCGGTGGCGGCGATCGTCTTCTACCGCTCTCTGGCGCTCGGCGGCCAGACGGCGGCGGTGGAGGCGCTGGCCTCGGGGCTGGAGGCGCGCGGTCTGGCGCCGCTGATGGTCCACGCCCAAAGCCTGAAAGACCCCGCGGCGGCCGCTTTCGTGCGCGCGGCGCTGGAGCGGGCGAAGGCCGCGATCGTGCTGAACACCACCGCTTTCGCGCTGGGCGATGCCAATGGCCGGGGCGCGGCGCGCACCCCCTTCGACGGCCTGCCCGGCCCGGTGCTGCAGGTGGTGCTGTCCGGCGCGTCCGAGGCGGCCTGGGCCGGCAGCAGCCGGGGGCTGGGCCCGTCGGACCTGGCCATGCATGTCGCCCTGCCCGAAATCGACGGCCGGGTGCTGACCCGCGCCGTCGCCTTCAAGGCCGAGGCGCGCTGGGACGAGGCGACCGAATGCCCGATCCTGGTTCAGGCGCCCCGGCCCGACCGGATCGACCATGTGGCGGCGCTGGCCGCCGCCTGGGTGCGGCTTGCGCGCACGGCGGCGGCCGACCGCCGGGTGCTGCTGGTCATCGCCAATTATCCCAACCGCGATGGCCGGCTGGGCAACGGCGTCGGGCTCGACACGCCCGAGAGTGTGGTCCGGATCCTGGCGGCGCTGAAGGATGCGGGCTATGACACCGGCGATGCACCCACTGAGGGTGCCGCGCTGATGGCCCGCCTGCTGGCCGGGCCGACCAATGATCTGACCCGCGATCGTCAGGGCGGCATCGCCTGGAGCATCGACAGCTACCGGTCACATTTTAAGACGCTGTCACCCGGCGCGGCCGCCCGGATCGGGGATCGCTGGGGCGCGCCCGAGGCCGACCCCTTCGTGGCCGAGGGCGCCTTCCGCCTGCCGGTGCACCTGTTCGGCAAGGTCGCGGTCGCCGTGCAGCCGGCGCGCGGCTACAACATCGATCCGTCCGAGAGCTATCACGACCCGGCCCTGCCGCCGCCCCATGGCTATGTCGCCTTTTATGGCTGGGCGCGGCGGGATTTCGATGCCCATGCGATCGTCCATGTCGGCAAGCACGGCAATCTGGAATGGCTGCCGGGCAAGGCGCTGGCGCTTTCGGCCGATTGCCTGCCCGAGGCGGTGCTGGGCCCCGTGCCCAATCTCTATCCCTTCATCGTCAATGATCCGGGCGAGGGCTCGCAGGCCAAGCGCCGGATCGGCGCGGTGGTGGTCGACCACCTGACCCCGCCGCTGACCCGCGCCGGCACCTATGGCCCGCTCGGCCGGCTTGAGGCGCTGGTCGACGAATATTACGAGGCGGCGGGCATGGATCCGCGCCGCCTGCCCGAGCTTGGCCGCGGCATCGTCGCCGAGGCGGCGAGGCTGGGGCTGGACCGGGATTGCGGCGTGGAAACCGGCATGGCCGAAGAGGCGGCGCTGGCCCGGATCGACGCCCATCTCTGCGACCTGAAGGAACTTCAGATCCGCGACGGGCTGCACATCTTCGGCGAAAGCCCCGATGCGGCCCGGCGCCTGGATCTGCTGGTCGCCATTCTGCGCAGCCCCCGCCATGCGGGCGAGGGCGGCGATGCCTCGATCCTGCGGGCGCTCGCCCGCGATCTGGGGCTGATGGCCGACGGTTTCGACCCGCTGTCGCGCGATTTCGCCGCCCCCTGGACGGGGCCGCGCCCGGCGGTGCTGGGGCCCTCCGCCGGCTGGCGCAGCCTGGGCGATACGGTCGAGCGGCTGGAGACCCTGGCGCGCGCGCTGGTGGCGGGAGAGATCGCCTGCGACCCCGCCTGGACGGACACCGCGGCCGTGCTGAAGACGGCGGAGACGGTGATCGGCCCCGCGCTCGATGCCTGCGGGGGCGCCGAGATGGCCGCGCTGCTCGCCGGGCTCGACGGCCGGTTCGTGCCCCCGGGCCCCTCGGGGGCACCGACCCGCGGCCGGCCCGAAGTGCTGCCCACCGGGCGCAATTTCTTCTCGGTCGACAGCCGGGCACTGCCCACGCCGGCCGCCTGGGCGCTGGGTTGGAAATCGGCCGGCATGCTGGTCGATGCCCATGTTCAGGAACAGGGCGACTGGCCGCGGCGGATGGTGCTGACCGCCTGGGGCACCGCCAATATGCGCACCGGCGGCGACGACATCGCCCAGGCGCTGGCCCTGATCGGGGCCCGGCCGCGCTGGGACGACGCCTCGGGCCGGGTGATCGGCTTCGAAGTGCTGCCGGCGGGGGTTCTGGGCCGGCCGCGGGTGGATGTCGTGCTCCGCGTCTCGGGCTTCTTCCGCGATGCCTTCCCGGCCCAGATCGACCTCTTCGACAGCGCGGTGCGGGCCGTCGCGGCGCTCGACGACGAGGATGACGAGACCAACCCGATCGCGGCTGCAATGCGCGACCAGGAAGCGGGCTTTGTGGCCGACGGCATGGAACCCGGCCTCGCCCGGCGTGCCGCCGGCTTCCGGATCTTCGGCTCGGCCCCCGGCGCCTATGGTGCCGGGCTTCAGGCGCTGATCGACGAGGGCGGCTGGTCCGGCCGGGCCGATCTGGCCGAGGCCTATCTCACCTGGGGCGGCCATGCCTATGGTGCCGGCGCCGAGGGCGAGGGCGCCAGGGCGCTGTTCGAGGCGGCGCTGTCGCGCGCCGATGCCGTGGTCCAGAACCAGGACAATCGCGAGCACGACCTGCTCGACAGCGACGACTATTACCAGTTCGAAGGCGGCGCCGCCGCTGCGGTCGAAGCGCTGTCGGGCAAGGCGCCCGCGGTCTGGCACCCCGATCACAGCCGGCCCGAGCTGCCGGTGATCCGCAGCCTGGATGCTGAAATCGGCCGGGTGGTGCGCGGCCGTGCCGCCAACCCGAAATGGATCGAGGGCGTGATGCGCCACGGCTACAAGGGCGCCTTCGAGATGGCGGCGACGGTCGACTATCTCTTCGCCTTCGCCGCCACCACCGATGCGGTGAAGGGCCATCATTTCGATCAGCTCTACGACGCCTATCTGGGCGATCCGCGGGTGCGCGACTTCATCGCCGACGCCAACCGCCCGGCGCTGGACGAAATGGCCGCCCGTTTTGCCGAGGCGATCGAGCGCGGGCTCTGGCAGCCCGCCCGCAATGCCGTTCAGGACGAACTCGCCCAACTCCGCGCCGAGGCGCGCGCCACCAGGGAGACCACCCCGTGA
- a CDS encoding AAA family ATPase, giving the protein MQFVRLVLSGFKSFADPTTVEIAPGMTGVVGPNGCGKSNLTEALRWVMGEASARTLRGTEMDDVIFAGAEGRGRRNLAEVTLVLDNGDGRAPPPWTEAETIEVRRRIERGQGTQYRVNGRPARARDVQILFADAASGARSTAIVGQGQIGQIISARASDRRAILEEAAGIGGLHARRREAEQRLGAAEANLTRLDDIIATLAERVTALRQQAREARRYGRLSQRLRLAQAELMLARRIALVERRARAAEREAIAETGLAQATATAGRAARASAAAGAAAEAARAALDAPRTARDLAQADGARIAAERARIDTLAQELARARLALDEDREAATREAGLAEAEAGRLAAEAETLQAEAGRAAEAAAADDTAAAEAEAALARAEAGHAEAQAARSAAEAAAAAAARDLAALARDRDRLQDAARLATRELEDLRRRLDDRRRLDEAETRLGRMEAEAARAAAARDAAEAALAAADTALGAAEAARDPAVSAAAEAGQVLGARKRALDEARAAAEAARRRAREIETRLTAATARRDQAQAALTALPDPAGRAAAAAEAGQRAARAAAAQTAAETAEAEAEAGFAAAETRLREARRLRAEAEATRAALGAEAASLDRLIAAEAEGGPGGRPVSASLTLDDTHAAALAAALGDGLGAGLDATARRHWVAGTTPPAMPPAIIDAGARPLLELVRGPEVLTPALAACWLVADAATAQRLAPLLPAGAALVTPDGGLWRWDGYRRRGGTAEDAGTADLRRRARRRQLDAEIAEADAAQAAAATAGDAAAADQTAARARRDAARKAAAEARRQAMAAADAAARADSAARDAAARMALARETLAAAEEHLADAAAAARSLADAVDPEAALDPARAAVEQAAAEEARARAALAAADRALAEARRGRAEADQALRAADARLRQLDRQTAEARGQLDRVEAERKALARRLEQAEAAAARAWEEARAAVARHDALALRLAADPAVDEARAAVTRAEAALAPVRAARDEIARRRAGHAAEHQALARRREGLSADQARAAERARAALDRRAALDRRAAEIDRRAQEIAGQPEALEAAAHAAETALAEATARLEAATETLRQAEAARAAAAAEERAAEQKLAEAREAGTRAGGQRDQVREAWNAFVADLRERLNLGPDALEDAVRAERRAVGEAGEDEDDGGSDDGEPELPLAPAPVAETGPRFVAPVLPSAEEPVLVRRVADLTRRREALGAVNLRAAEEYAAARAAHDATLAEREDVQGAIDRLRRAIADINRDGRARLLAAFEEVDAAFGRLFERLYGGGRARLELVEKDDPLDAGLEILASPPGKKLQSLGLLSGGEQALTALALLFAVFLSNPAPICVLDEVDAPLDDANVDRFLSLVEEIAAAGRTRFLVVTHHRMTMARMDRLYGVTMVDRGVSRLVSVDLTEAERMVD; this is encoded by the coding sequence ATGCAATTCGTCCGGCTGGTCCTGAGCGGGTTCAAATCCTTCGCCGATCCGACCACGGTCGAGATCGCGCCGGGGATGACCGGCGTGGTGGGCCCGAACGGCTGCGGCAAATCCAACCTCACCGAAGCGCTGCGCTGGGTGATGGGCGAGGCATCCGCCCGCACCCTGCGCGGCACCGAAATGGACGACGTGATCTTCGCCGGGGCCGAGGGCCGCGGCCGGCGCAACCTCGCCGAGGTCACCCTGGTGCTGGATAACGGCGACGGCCGGGCGCCGCCGCCCTGGACCGAGGCCGAGACCATCGAGGTCCGCCGCCGGATCGAACGCGGCCAGGGCACGCAATACCGGGTGAACGGCCGCCCGGCCCGCGCCCGCGACGTCCAGATCCTGTTCGCCGATGCCGCCAGCGGTGCGCGGTCTACCGCCATCGTCGGCCAGGGGCAGATCGGCCAGATCATCTCGGCCCGCGCCTCGGACCGGCGCGCGATCCTGGAAGAGGCGGCCGGTATCGGCGGGCTGCATGCCCGCCGCCGCGAAGCCGAACAGCGGCTCGGCGCCGCCGAGGCCAATCTCACCCGGCTCGACGACATCATCGCCACCCTGGCCGAACGGGTCACGGCGCTGCGCCAGCAGGCGCGCGAGGCCCGGCGTTACGGCCGGCTGTCGCAGCGCCTGCGCCTGGCCCAGGCCGAGCTGATGCTGGCCCGGCGGATCGCCCTGGTGGAGCGCCGGGCACGGGCCGCCGAACGCGAGGCCATAGCCGAGACCGGCCTGGCCCAGGCCACCGCCACCGCCGGGCGCGCCGCCCGCGCCTCTGCCGCCGCCGGGGCCGCGGCAGAGGCCGCCCGTGCCGCACTCGATGCCCCCAGAACAGCCCGCGATCTTGCCCAGGCCGATGGCGCCCGGATCGCCGCCGAGCGCGCCCGGATCGACACGCTGGCCCAGGAACTGGCCCGCGCCCGCCTTGCCCTGGACGAGGACCGCGAGGCCGCCACGCGCGAGGCCGGGCTGGCGGAGGCGGAAGCCGGCCGGCTTGCCGCCGAGGCGGAGACGCTGCAGGCCGAAGCCGGCCGGGCGGCCGAGGCGGCCGCCGCCGACGACACCGCGGCCGCCGAAGCCGAGGCCGCCCTGGCCCGCGCCGAGGCCGGACACGCAGAGGCCCAGGCCGCGCGCAGTGCCGCAGAAGCGGCCGCCGCCGCCGCGGCACGCGACCTTGCGGCCCTGGCGCGCGACCGCGACCGGTTGCAGGACGCGGCCCGCCTGGCCACCCGCGAGCTGGAGGATCTGCGCCGCCGGCTGGACGACCGCCGCCGGCTGGACGAGGCCGAAACCCGCCTGGGCCGGATGGAGGCCGAAGCCGCCCGCGCCGCCGCGGCGCGCGATGCGGCAGAGGCGGCGCTTGCCGCGGCCGACACGGCGCTCGGCGCCGCCGAAGCCGCCCGCGACCCGGCGGTTTCCGCCGCAGCCGAGGCCGGCCAGGTGCTGGGCGCCCGCAAGCGCGCCCTGGACGAGGCCCGCGCCGCGGCAGAGGCCGCCCGGCGCCGCGCGCGGGAGATCGAGACCCGGCTGACGGCCGCCACCGCCCGGCGCGACCAGGCGCAGGCGGCCCTGACGGCCCTGCCCGACCCGGCCGGACGTGCCGCCGCGGCGGCAGAGGCCGGGCAGCGCGCCGCCAGGGCGGCAGCGGCGCAAACCGCGGCCGAGACCGCCGAAGCGGAAGCCGAGGCCGGATTTGCCGCGGCCGAAACCCGGCTGCGCGAGGCCCGCCGCCTGCGGGCGGAGGCCGAGGCGACCCGCGCGGCGCTCGGCGCCGAGGCCGCCTCTCTCGACCGGCTGATCGCCGCCGAGGCGGAGGGTGGACCAGGGGGAAGACCGGTCTCGGCGAGCCTCACGCTCGACGACACCCATGCCGCCGCTCTGGCCGCGGCACTCGGCGACGGGCTCGGCGCCGGGCTGGATGCGACGGCGCGGCGCCATTGGGTGGCGGGCACCACGCCGCCCGCCATGCCCCCGGCGATCATCGATGCCGGCGCCCGGCCGCTGCTGGAGCTGGTGCGGGGGCCCGAGGTGCTGACGCCCGCCCTCGCCGCCTGCTGGCTGGTGGCCGATGCCGCGACCGCGCAGCGGCTCGCGCCCCTGCTGCCGGCCGGTGCTGCGCTGGTGACGCCCGATGGCGGGCTGTGGCGCTGGGACGGCTATCGCCGCCGGGGCGGGACGGCCGAGGATGCGGGCACCGCCGATCTGCGCCGCCGGGCGCGCCGCCGGCAGCTGGATGCCGAGATCGCCGAGGCCGATGCGGCACAGGCGGCGGCCGCAACCGCCGGCGACGCCGCGGCCGCGGACCAGACGGCCGCACGCGCCCGGCGCGATGCCGCGCGCAAGGCCGCGGCCGAGGCACGGCGTCAGGCAATGGCGGCCGCCGATGCCGCCGCCCGGGCCGACAGCGCCGCCCGGGATGCCGCGGCCCGCATGGCGCTCGCCCGCGAGACGCTCGCCGCCGCCGAAGAGCACCTGGCGGATGCGGCCGCCGCGGCCCGCAGCCTTGCCGACGCGGTCGATCCGGAAGCCGCCCTCGATCCGGCGCGGGCCGCGGTCGAACAGGCCGCGGCCGAAGAGGCCCGCGCCCGGGCGGCCCTGGCCGCGGCCGACCGCGCCTTGGCCGAGGCCCGCCGGGGCCGCGCCGAGGCCGACCAGGCCCTGCGCGCGGCGGATGCCCGGCTGCGCCAGCTCGACCGCCAGACCGCCGAGGCGCGCGGCCAGCTCGACCGGGTGGAGGCTGAACGCAAGGCCCTGGCGCGGCGCCTGGAACAGGCCGAAGCCGCCGCCGCCCGCGCCTGGGAAGAGGCCCGGGCGGCGGTTGCCCGCCATGACGCGCTCGCCCTCCGCCTCGCCGCCGATCCGGCGGTGGACGAGGCCCGTGCCGCCGTGACCCGCGCCGAGGCCGCGCTGGCGCCGGTCCGCGCGGCCCGCGACGAGATCGCCCGGCGCCGGGCGGGCCATGCGGCGGAGCATCAGGCGCTCGCGCGCCGGCGCGAGGGGCTTTCTGCCGATCAGGCGCGGGCGGCGGAGCGCGCGCGCGCCGCCCTGGACCGCCGTGCGGCCCTGGACCGGCGCGCGGCCGAGATCGACCGGCGCGCGCAGGAGATTGCCGGGCAGCCCGAGGCGCTGGAGGCGGCGGCCCACGCCGCCGAAACCGCGCTTGCCGAGGCCACGGCCCGGCTGGAGGCCGCGACCGAAACCCTGCGTCAGGCCGAAGCCGCACGGGCCGCCGCCGCCGCCGAGGAACGCGCCGCCGAACAGAAGCTCGCCGAGGCACGCGAGGCCGGCACCCGGGCCGGCGGCCAGCGCGACCAGGTTCGCGAGGCCTGGAACGCCTTCGTCGCCGATCTGCGCGAACGGCTCAATCTGGGACCCGATGCGCTGGAGGATGCGGTGCGCGCCGAGCGCCGCGCCGTCGGCGAGGCCGGCGAGGACGAGGATGACGGCGGGTCCGACGACGGAGAGCCTGAACTGCCGCTCGCGCCCGCGCCCGTGGCGGAGACGGGGCCGCGCTTCGTGGCGCCGGTGCTGCCGTCGGCCGAAGAGCCGGTGCTGGTCCGCCGGGTGGCCGATCTGACCCGCAGGCGAGAGGCGCTGGGCGCCGTCAACCTTCGAGCGGCCGAGGAATATGCCGCGGCCAGGGCCGCCCATGACGCGACGCTCGCCGAGCGCGAGGATGTCCAGGGCGCCATCGACCGGCTGCGCCGGGCGATCGCCGACATCAACCGCGACGGCCGCGCCCGGCTGCTTGCCGCCTTCGAAGAGGTGGATGCCGCCTTCGGCCGCCTGTTCGAACGGCTCTATGGCGGCGGCCGTGCCCGGCTGGAGCTGGTGGAGAAGGACGACCCGCTGGATGCAGGGCTCGAAATCCTGGCGAGCCCGCCGGGCAAGAAGCTTCAGTCTCTGGGCCTGCTCTCGGGCGGCGAGCAGGCGCTGACCGCGCTGGCCCTGCTCTTCGCCGTCTTCCTGTCCAACCCGGCACCGATCTGCGTGCTGGACGAGGTCGACGCGCCGCTGGACGACGCCAATGTCGACCGCTTCCTGTCGCTCGTGGAAGAAATCGCCGCCGCCGGCCGCACCCGCTTCCTGGTCGTCACCCACCATCGCATGACCATGGCCCGGATGGACCGGCTCTACGGCGTCACCATGGTCGACCGCGGCGTCAGCCGCCTGGTCTCGGTGGATCTGACCGAAGCGGAACGGATGGTGGATTGA